One Brassica oleracea var. oleracea cultivar TO1000 chromosome C7, BOL, whole genome shotgun sequence genomic window carries:
- the LOC106304356 gene encoding peroxidase 15-like, with the protein MATTRTFLVLFSLACSLTLCICDDESNYGGGEGNLFPGFYRSSCPKAEEIVRSVVAQAVAKEARMAASLMRLHFHDCFVQGCDGSLLLDSSGSIGSEKGSNPNSNSARGFDVVDQIKAALENECPGTVSCADLLTLAARDSSVLTGGPSWMVPLGRRDSRSASLSGSNNNIPAPNNTFSTILSRFNNQGLDLTDLVALSGSHTIGFSRCTSFRQRLYNQSGNGSPDITLEQSYATNLRQRCPPSGGDQNLSELDINSAGKFDNSYFKNLIENMGLLNSDQVLFSSNEESSELVKTYAEDQEEFFEQFAESMIKMGNLSPLTGSSGEIRKNCRKINS; encoded by the exons ATGGCAACAACGAGAACCTTTCTAGTTCTTTTCTCTCTCGCTTGTTCTCTTACTCTCTGCATCTGCGACGACGAGAGTAACTATGGCGGCGGTGAAGGGAATCTTTTCCCAGGTTTCTATAGAAGCTCATGCCCTAAGGCCGAGGAGATCGTGAGGTCAGTTGTAGCTCAAGCTGTTGCAAAAGAGGCTCGTATGGCTGCTTCTCTCATGAGGCTTCATTTCCACGACTGTTTTGTTCAG GGCTGTGATGGCTCGTTGCTTCTAGACAGCAGTGGAAGTATAGGTTCTGAGAAAGGCTCTAACCCTAATAGCAACTCGGCTCGCGGGTTTGATGTTGTTGACCAGATCAAAGCTGCATTGGAGAATGAATGCCCTGGAACTGTTTCTTGTGCTGACTTGTTAACCCTAGCTGCTAGGGACTCCTCTGTTCTT ACTGGTGGACCAAGCTGGATGGTTCCTTTGGGAAGAAGAGATTCGAGAAGTGCAAGCTTGAGTGGCTCAAACAACAACATTCCTGCACCCAACAACACTTTCAGCACAATTCTCTCGAGGTTTAATAATCAAGGTCTCGATCTCACCGACCTTGTTGCCCTGTCTG GGAGTCACACCATCGGCTTCTCAAGATGCACGAGTTTCAGACAAAGACTTTACAACCAGTCCGGAAATGGAAGTCCCGACATAACCTTAGAGCAGTCCTATGCTACTAACTTGCGCCAGAGGTGTCCGCCATCAGGTGGAGACCAAAACCTGTCGGAGCTTGACATCAACAGTGCCGGAAAGTTTGATAACAGCTACTTCAAGAACTTGATCGAGAACATGGGACTTTTGAATTCTGACCAGGTCTTATTCTCTAGCAACGAGGAATCTAGCGAGCTTGTGAAGACATATGCAGAGGATCAGGAAGAGTTCTTCGAGCAGTTCGCAGAATCAATGATCAAGATGGGGAATCTCTCTCCCTTGACAGGTTCGAGTGGTGAGATCAGGAAGAATTGCAGGAAGATTAACTCTTGA
- the LOC106302396 gene encoding LOW QUALITY PROTEIN: protein SHI RELATED SEQUENCE 4 (The sequence of the model RefSeq protein was modified relative to this genomic sequence to represent the inferred CDS: deleted 2 bases in 1 codon; substituted 1 base at 1 genomic stop codon), which translates to MAGIGSSRNNEEDNQHKTNWLWYRNTVSSNTSHNNQQQIWQQQSLDLYPGKINVCDVTTSSSRSVTISCQDCGNQAKKGCTHMRCRTCCKSQGLDCPTHVRSTWIPAAKRRERQXQIETPTGNRNGRGCGVGNIPKRSWDLPDTLKFSIQMDETTFPEEVSSDAVFLCVRMSGTDGESHFAYQTTVGIAGHVFKGILYSQGPESMIMPGTQFHENPSRS; encoded by the exons ATGGCTGGGATAGGATCATCAAGAAACAACGAAGAAGACAATCAGCACAAGACAAATTGGCTTTGGTACAGAAACACAGTTAGCTCAAAT ACGAGCCACAATAATCAGCAGCAGATATGGCAGCAGCAAAGCCTCGATCTATATCCTGGTAAGATCAACGTCTGTGATGTGACTACGTCATCATCAAGATCCGTAACCATAAGTTGTCAAGACTGTGGAAACCAAGCCAAGAAAGGTTGCACGCATATGCGGTGCAGAACTTGTTGTAAGAGCCAAGGGCTCGATTGTCCCACTCACGTGAGGAGCACATGGATCCCTGCCGCCAAACGCCGTGAGCGGCAGTAGCAGATAGAGACGCCAACAGGAAATCGAAATGGCCGTGGCTGCGGAGTTGGCAATATCCCAAAACGGAGTTGGGATCTTCCGGATACCTTAAAGTTTTCCATTC AGATGGATGAGACAACATTTCCAGAAGAAGTGAGCTCAGATGCAGTTTTCCTGTGCGTTAGAATGAGCGGCACAGACGGAGAAAGCCACTTTGCTTACCAGACGACCGTGGGCATAGCTGGTCACGTCTTTAAGGGAATTTTATATAGCCAAGGCCCAGAAAGCATGATCATGCCTGGTACACAATTCCATGAGAACCCATCAAGATCTTAA
- the LOC106304449 gene encoding purple acid phosphatase 5-like, translating into MGLNRVTLVCSAIVWLSISGLSHAGVTSNYTRVAEPSEEMPLETFPPPAGLNAPEQVHITQGDHNGRGMIISWVTPINDDGSNVVQYWVADGDESTKKSAEASTSTYRYYDYASGFLHHATIKKLEYSTKYFYELGTGRSTRRFSFTTPPKAGPDVPYTFGVIGDLGQTYASNQTLYNYMSNPKGQAVLFVGDLSYADDHPNHDQRKWDSYGRFVEPSAAYQPWIWAAGNHEIDYAPSIGETQAFKPYKNRYHVPYRASQSTSPLWYSIKRASAYIIILSSYSAFDKYTPQNSWLESELKKVNREETPWLIVLVHSPWYNSNGYHYMEGESMRVTFEPWFVQNKVDIVFAGHVHAYERSERVSNIKYNITDGLSSPVKDPSAPIYITIGDGGNIEGIANDYTYPQPSYSAYREASFGHALLEIKNRTHALYTWHRNQDNEPVIADSLWVKNRHFLPEEE; encoded by the exons ATGGGATTGAATCGTGTAACACTCGTTTGCTCCGCCATTGTGTGGCTAAGCATCTCCGGCTTGAGCCATGCCGGAGTCACCAGCAACTACACCAGAGTAGCTGAACCTTCCGAAGAAATGCCACTCGAAACCTTCCCTCCTCCTGCTGGCTTAAACGCTCCTGAACAA GTTCATATAACGCAAGGAGATCACAACGGTCGAGGCATGATAATCTCGTGGGTAACGCCTATAAACGATGATGGTTCGAACGTCGTGCAATACTGGGTCGCGGATGGTGACGAGAGTACAAAGAAGAGCGCTGAAGCATCAACCTCGACCTATAGATACTACGACTATGCTTCTGGTTTTCTTCATCACGCTACCATTAAAAAGCTTGAG TACTCAACTAAATATTTCTACGAGCTTGGAACTGGTCGTTCCACTAGACGATTCTCCTTCACGACACCTCCAAAAGCTGGTCCAGATGTTCCCTACACATTTGGTGTCATTG GTGATCTGGGACAAACCTATGCCTCTAACCAGACATTGTACAATTATATGTCGAACCCTAAAGGCCAAGCAGTTCTTTTTGTTGGAGACTTGTCGTACGCTGATGACCATCCCAACCACGACCAAAGAAAATGGGATTCGTATGGGCGATTTGTTGAACCAAGCGCTGCATATCAGCCTTGGATATGGGCTGCTGGGAACCACGAGATAGATTACGCCCCGTCAATA GGCGAGACTCAGGCATTCAAGCCATACAAAAACCGTTACCACGTTCCGTACAGAGCCTCACAGAGCACTTCTCCGCTTTGGTACTCAATTAAACGAGCCTCAGCGTACATCATCATACTCTCCTCTTACTCAGCTTTTG ACAAGTACACACCTCAAAACTCGTGGCTTGAGAGTGAACTCAAGAAAGTAAACAGAGAAGAGACTCCATGGCTGATTGTTCTGGTTCACTCTCCGTGGTACAACAGCAACGGTTATCACTACATGGAAGGTGAAAGCATGAGAGTCACGTTCGAGCCATGGTTCGTCCAAAACAAAGTTGATATTGTCTTTGCTGGTCATGTTCATGCCTACGAGCGATCAGAACGTGTCTCCAACATTAAGTACAATATCACTGATGGTTTGAGTTCTCCCGTGAAAGATCCATCTGCGCCTATTTACATCACCATTGGTGATGGAGGCAACATAGAAGGAATCGCTAATGA TTACACGTACCCTCAACCGAGTTACTCAGCATATAGGGAGGCTAGTTTCGGGCATGCACTTCTAGAGATAAAGAACAGGACTCACGCGCTTTATACCTGGCATAGGAACCAAGACAATGAGCCGGTCATCGCCGACTCTCTTTGGGTGAAGAACAGACACTTCTTGCCGGAGGAGGAGTAG